The genomic region GACGTCCGCCAGCTCCGCCGAGCCGCGGGGGGGCAGGGCCGCCACGGACAGCACCACCATGCCGGCCTCCAGCTTGTTCGGCCGGCCGGTCCGGAAATCCTCCACCCACACGGTCAGGTCGCCCGTGGCCGGGTCCTCCTGGATCTTGGCGGGCCGGCCGCGCACGTGCCTGACGTCGTCGCGCTTCAGGGTGCGCGCGACGAAGGCGTCATACCCCCGTCCAGACGCCCGCATGTCCGTGTACAGCAGCACGCACTCCCGTATGTCCGGTTCGTGCTCGTGGGCCAGCATGGCCGCCTTCACGGAGTTCATGCAGCAGTAGCGGGAGCAGTAGGGACGCCCGCCTTCGCCGCGGGAGCCGACGCACTGCACGAACACGATGCGCTCGGGGACCCGGTGGTCCGACGGACGCACGACGTGGCCGCGGGTCGGGCCGGTGGCGCAGAGCAGGCGCTCGAATTCGAGTCCGGTCAGGACGTTGAGGGCCCGGCCGTAGCCGAAGGCCTGCAGCTCGCGGGGATCCAGCTCGTCGAAGCCGGTGGCCACCACCACGGCGCCGACGTCCAGGGTGTAGTCCTCGGGCTTGTCGTCGAAGTCGATGGCGTTTGGCTCGCAGGCCCGCAGGCACCGGTCGCAGTAGAGGAAGTCGTCGTTCAGACAGGCTTCGCGGTCGATATGGAAGGTCGCGGGCACGGCCTGGGGGAAGGGACGGTCGATGGCCTTCGCCGCTTTCATCCCCACGTCGTAGGGATTGGGCCTGACCGCGGGGCAGGCCTCGCTGCACAGGCTGCAGCCGACGCAGAGATCGGGGTCCACGTACCTCGGTTGCCGGCGCACCCGGGCAGCGAAGCGTCCGGCCGCGCCTTGCAGACCGATGACCTCCGAGAGCGTATGCAACCTTATGCGGGGATGCCGACCGGCATCCATCATCAGGGGGCCGAGAATTCAGATCGAGCAGTCGACCGTCGGAAACACCTTGTCCAGCTGGCTCATGCGACCGCCGAGGGAAGGCGATCGCTCCACCAGGTGCACCTGGAATCCCGCCCGGGCGAGGTCGAGTGCGGACTGGATGCCCGCGATCCC from bacterium harbors:
- a CDS encoding NAD(P)-binding protein — protein: MIGGGIAGIQSALDLARAGFQVHLVERSPSLGGRMSQLDKVFPTVDCSI